The nucleotide sequence TCCCAATATTAGGAAAAATAAGCAGGCAGCAGTTAAGAGAAACATCGACAAGTAGTGGGCACTGAAACCCCCTGTAGGGGACACCTCCTCCCGTTTAAACTGCTGAAGAAGCTCCTCCTCCGGTTCAGAAAGCTTCGTTTTGTTGTATGCGTTTTTCAGGTAGGTGTGATTGGAGCCCGTATGATTGGAGTGATTGATCCTGAGTGAACCGGAGGCAGCCACCGCTGCACCGGGAGGGAGGCTGTTGGGAAAAATCCTCGGCGAGTCCACACTGAAGGCCCCGCCGCCGATATGATTATTGGTCTTCAGGAGGGAGCCTGTGGATGAATCCAAGGTTGAGTCCATGTCGGTCAGGGGCGAGGCCAGGAGAGGGGCCAGTTTCTTAGCGGTGACACGGTACCTAGGAATGGGGCAGGAGTCCGGGGAATCACACCCTCCTCCCGGctcggccgccgccgccgccgccgccgccgacTCTTCGAGGTTTCGGCTCCTGTCTAGACTCCCCGCAGCCGCCGCCCTGTCATTCATCGggattcctccccctccctgaacTGAGGTCTCCAGCCGGCCGCCGGCAGCTTTAGCAGTCAGCGAAGAGAGAGGCTTACTATGGCTCCGTCTGGGCCGATGCCGGGAAAGGGAGTCGTCCTTTAATACCTGTCTGCTGGAAGCCACGTCGCCGTCCCCCTCTTCCTCCGAGTCCGAATAGTTCTCCCGGCAGCTGTACGGGAGCAGCCGGCTGCCATTCACCGGCCGGCTCGCCCACAGCGGCTCCTCGGCCTCTGGGTCCCTGTCCTCTCCGtcgtccccctcctcctcctcgtcctccgcGGCGGCATCTCTCCCCGACGGGGTCTGCAGCTCCGGAGCCGCCAGCCGCCGGGCCCCCCACCACGAGTGGGGCTTCCTTCGCTCGGCCGAGTTGCTGTTAGTCACCTCGCTGGCGGCCAGGGGCGCCGACGGCGGTTTGAGCCCGCGGTGCTGGAGCGAAGCCCGGTCTTtcctcccgccgccgccgccgccgccgccgccgccgccgccggcctGGTCCCGGGGACTGGCCTCCACGTCCGATTCGTCCGAGCTGAAGCCCAGCAGCACTTTGCTGCCAGCCGTGGGGGCGGCCGAGGCGCCCCCGGGCCCTCCCACGGGGCTCTCCGGGCCGGAGGCCGACACTCGGCCCAGCNNNNNNNNNNNNNNNNNNNNNNNNNNNNNNNNNNNNNNNNNNNNNNNNNNNNNNNNNNNNNNNNNNNNNNNNNNNNNNNNNNNNNNNNNNNNNNNNNNNNGGCGCTCCCGCCGCGGCGACCGCGGCAGCAGCCGTGTTATTGTTATTGCTGTTCCTCGTCTTGTTGCCGCGGCCCCCAGAccggtgctgctgctgctcttcctCTCGAAGCTTCTTcagcttcttgaggtagaccggGCG is from Suricata suricatta isolate VVHF042 chromosome 10, meerkat_22Aug2017_6uvM2_HiC, whole genome shotgun sequence and encodes:
- the LEMD3 gene encoding inner nuclear membrane protein Man1; amino-acid sequence: MAAAAASAPQQLSDEELFSQLRRYGLSPGPVTESTRPVYLKKLKKLREEEQQQHRSGGRGNKTRNSNNNNTAAAAVAAAGAPXXXXXXXXXXXXXXXXXXXXXXXLGRVSASGPESPVGGPGGASAAPTAGSKVLLGFSSDESDVEASPRDQAGGGGGGGGGGGGRKDRASLQHRGLKPPSAPLAASEVTNSNSAERRKPHSWWGARRLAAPELQTPSGRDAAAEDEEEEGDDGEDRDPEAEEPLWASRPVNGSRLLPYSCRENYSDSEEEGDGDVASSRQVLKDDSLSRHRPRRSHSKPLSSLTAKAAGGRLETSVQGGGGIPMNDRAAAAGSLDRSRNLEESAAAAAAAAEPGGGCDSPDSCPIPRYRVTAKKLAPLLASPLTDMDSTLDSSTGSLLKTNNHIGGGAFSVDSPRIFPNSLPPGAAVAASGSLRINHSNHTGSNHTYLKNAYNKTKLSEPEEELLQQFKREEVSPTGGFSAHYLSMFLLTAACLFFLILGLTYLGMRGTGVSEDGGLSIKNPFDETFGNIQESEKNLMMNTLYKLHDRLAQLAGDHECGSSSQRTLSVQEAAAYLKDLGSEYEDIFNISLKWILENGKDVGIRCVGYGPEEQLTNITDVQFLQSTRPQMSFWCRFRRAFITVTHRLLLLCLGVVMVCVVLRYMKYRWTKEEEETRQMYDMVVKIIDVLRSHNEACQENKDLQPYMPIPHVQDSLIQPPDRKKMKKVWDRAVDFLAANESRVRTETRRVGGTDFLVWRWVQPSASCDKILVIPSKVWQGQAFHLDRRNSPPNSLTPCLKIRNMFDPVMEIGDQWHLAIQEAILEKCSDNDGIVHIAVDKNSREGCVYVKCLSPEYAGKAFKALHGSWFDGKLVTVKYLRLDRYHHRFPQALTCNTPLKPSNKHMNSMSHLRLRTGLANSQGGS